A genomic region of Sulfobacillus acidophilus DSM 10332 contains the following coding sequences:
- a CDS encoding o-succinylbenzoate--CoA ligase (PFAM: AMP-binding enzyme~COGs: COG0318 Acyl-CoA synthetase (AMP-forming)/AMP-acid ligase II~InterPro IPR000873~KEGG: sti:Sthe_3015 O-succinylbenzoate-CoA ligase~PFAM: AMP-dependent synthetase/ligase~PRIAM: o-succinylbenzoate--CoA ligase~SPTR: O-succinylbenzoate-CoA ligase): MLPLTTGHILDSWARLTPEQVAVIDATTDTAWSYRDLAQACDRTAARLHDLGVKSGDVIAYVSDERLNTVALWYALGKLGASWCPLNPRATVDDWIRQITHAEASLVLYSESFETSVNRLPVRSVDLGRSPLDAPAPVSWPVTAHWPDRAGILYTSGTTGSPKGAWHSHRSLWGWNTSVLCSLGIGGSDRFLNPYPLYHMGGIGFTLAAIQAGATTVLATPFDAQATIEYVPRYDITVTIMVPTMVQALLEQPAPERQTLLNGHWRHLVTTSAPLLEDTRQGIHREWPTIRLSVLYSATEAVFTVASDHHGPSSLTVGRPAFGMDIRIRTEDGRPAAPGQAGTIYTRGISLFEGYHRAPDQFHAIDRGWLTCFDTGYLTTDGDLVLVDRAADLINSGGEKISSLEIENILLSHPAIKEAGVVGLPDPYWGERIHAVIVPRIPDLHESDLYPYLSQHLPRYKWPKSWAFVPELPKTSSGKILKRALRQENPRGR, encoded by the coding sequence ATGCTTCCTCTCACCACCGGTCATATTCTTGACAGTTGGGCCCGTTTGACCCCGGAACAGGTTGCCGTGATTGACGCCACAACCGATACCGCCTGGTCCTATCGTGATTTGGCCCAAGCCTGTGATCGTACCGCCGCCCGCTTACACGACCTAGGGGTGAAATCGGGCGACGTGATCGCCTATGTCTCCGACGAACGCCTAAATACCGTCGCCCTCTGGTATGCCCTCGGAAAATTAGGGGCGAGCTGGTGCCCCTTAAATCCCCGCGCTACCGTCGACGATTGGATTCGGCAAATAACCCATGCCGAGGCTTCTCTGGTCTTGTATTCCGAGAGCTTTGAAACATCCGTCAATCGCTTGCCGGTCCGGTCGGTCGATTTAGGCCGTTCTCCTCTCGATGCCCCGGCTCCGGTTTCCTGGCCCGTCACCGCACATTGGCCCGACCGGGCCGGCATTCTTTACACGTCGGGAACCACGGGGAGTCCGAAGGGGGCCTGGCATAGTCATCGGAGTCTTTGGGGATGGAACACGAGCGTCTTATGCTCTCTCGGCATCGGCGGATCTGATCGTTTCTTGAACCCCTACCCCCTGTACCACATGGGAGGTATCGGTTTTACGTTGGCGGCCATCCAAGCCGGTGCCACGACGGTGTTGGCCACACCTTTTGACGCCCAAGCGACCATAGAATATGTGCCGCGTTACGACATCACCGTCACCATTATGGTACCGACTATGGTGCAAGCCCTCTTAGAACAGCCGGCCCCCGAGCGTCAGACGCTTTTAAATGGACACTGGCGCCATTTGGTGACAACCAGCGCCCCCCTTTTGGAGGATACGCGCCAAGGGATTCATCGCGAATGGCCAACGATCCGCTTGTCGGTCCTGTACTCCGCGACCGAAGCGGTCTTCACGGTCGCGTCGGACCATCACGGGCCCTCGTCCCTGACGGTGGGTCGCCCCGCCTTCGGCATGGATATTCGTATCCGTACGGAAGACGGGCGACCGGCTGCCCCCGGTCAGGCCGGGACCATCTATACCCGCGGGATTAGCCTCTTTGAGGGCTATCATCGGGCCCCCGATCAATTCCACGCGATTGACAGAGGTTGGCTGACATGTTTTGACACCGGCTATCTGACAACGGACGGCGATTTGGTGCTCGTGGACCGAGCCGCCGATTTAATTAACTCGGGCGGTGAAAAGATCTCCTCGCTGGAAATCGAAAACATTTTACTGTCGCATCCGGCCATCAAAGAAGCCGGTGTGGTGGGACTACCCGACCCCTATTGGGGGGAACGCATCCATGCCGTCATTGTCCCCCGGATACCCGATTTGCACGAATCCGATCTCTATCCCTATTTATCCCAACATTTGCCTCGGTATAAATGGCCGAAAAGTTGGGCCTTTGTCCCCGAATTACCGAAAACCAGCAGCGGCAAAATCTTAAAACGAGCGCTCCGGCAAGAAAACCCCCGGGGTCGGTAA
- a CDS encoding GCN5-related N-acetyltransferase (PFAM: Acetyltransferase (GNAT) family~InterPro IPR000182~KEGG: iag:Igag_0534 ribosomal-protein-alanine acetyltransferase~PFAM: GCN5-related N-acetyltransferase~SPTR: Ribosomal-protein-alanine acetyltransferase) — MPESEWPRRYRQYRVERLRRRDIGQIAQLERRVFLEPMSWGQIVIKYLSPRTIYLVVKDGPRIIAYFGFEVFGAYAHVLANVTDPDYRHQGLAAFLLTAAEPLAQARGARAFLGEVRRSNTPQLRVLQTIGWQVVSEMPRFFGNGEDAYIVMKVFA; from the coding sequence ATGCCGGAATCCGAATGGCCGCGTCGGTACCGTCAGTACCGTGTGGAACGGCTCCGACGCCGAGATATTGGACAAATTGCCCAATTGGAACGGCGCGTGTTTCTTGAACCGATGTCTTGGGGTCAGATAGTGATCAAATATCTCTCGCCGAGAACGATTTACCTGGTGGTAAAGGACGGGCCGCGAATTATCGCCTATTTCGGTTTTGAGGTGTTTGGGGCGTATGCCCATGTGTTGGCAAATGTGACCGATCCCGACTACCGTCACCAAGGATTGGCGGCCTTTTTATTGACCGCGGCCGAACCCTTGGCCCAAGCGCGGGGGGCGAGGGCCTTTTTAGGCGAAGTACGCCGGTCCAATACCCCCCAATTACGGGTCTTACAGACGATTGGTTGGCAGGTGGTTTCGGAGATGCCCAGGTTTTTCGGCAATGGGGAAGACGCCTACATCGTCATGAAGGTCTTTGCCTAA